A window from Felis catus isolate Fca126 chromosome B1, F.catus_Fca126_mat1.0, whole genome shotgun sequence encodes these proteins:
- the LOC109499301 gene encoding uncharacterized protein LOC109499301, producing the protein MASQTGQLLPSDKQQEKQMTCCVTQEVITAMVLRPGPSDPGMQALSTVPPTLITAESMAQTLPCSAWGTCVAHANEQSASCTPAVQWGLAFVSFPAPGCELQKDPSTCPSSTRLCILLPSFLPPSLPPSLPPSFHPSIRPFPLQEAVEPGTARCYVLCDPAWASQQCNLITSGASGSQYLETPASLGADFKHGGKDWCADRRSCPPPLLCGTRTDVKAETALESAGSSATGPACQAAFSGGPGWQQAGHLCRLQPLNRLQVFEVETGQKPPADTGRFGGFLVPWFTQKFISKVIAHQWRSWHVETRPW; encoded by the coding sequence ATGGCATCGCAAACAGGACAATTACTTCCATCAGACAAACAGCAGGAGAAGCAAATGACCTGCTGTGTTACACAGGAAGTAATCACAGCCATGGTGCTTCGGCCTGGCCCCTCAGACCCCGGAATGCAGGCTCTTTCTACCGTCCCCCCTACTTTGATCACGGCTGAGTCCATGGCACAAACACTCCCATGTTCGGCATGGGGGACTTGTGTGGCTCATGCAAACGAGCAAAGTGCCTCCTGCACTCCTGCTGTGCAGTGGGGCctggcttttgtttccttccccgcCCCAGGCTGTGAACTCCAGAAagatccatccacctgtccatcatCGACTCGCCTATGTATCCTTCTtccctcattcctccctccctccctccctccctccctccctccctccttccacccatccatccgtcctTTCCCCCTACAAGAGGCCGTTGAACCTGGGACAGCCAGGTGCTATGTACTGTGTGATCCCGCCTGGGCATCGCAACAATGTAACCTTATAACAAGTGGCGCTTCCGGCTCACAATATCTTGAAACGCCTGCTTCTCTTGGAGCTGATTTTAAACACGGAGGGAAGGATTGGTGTGCAGACAGGAGGAGCTGCCCCCCTCCGCTACTGTGTGGGACGAGAACCGACGTCAAAGCAGAAACAGCCTTGGAAAGTGCGGGGTCCTCAGCGACGGGCCCTGCTTGCCAGGCGGCCTTCAGCGGGGGGCCGGGGTGGCAGCAGGCAGGGCATTTGTGCCGTCTTCAGCCACTGAATCGTTTACAAGTTTTCGAGGTGGAGACGGGACAGAAGCCTCCAGCAGACACAGGCCGTTTCGGAGGTTTCCTGGTGCCGTGGTTCAcccagaaatttatttcaaaagtcATTGCTCACCAGTGGCGATCGTGGCATGTTGAAACCAGACCCTGGTGA